A region of Rhodospirillales bacterium DNA encodes the following proteins:
- a CDS encoding metallophosphoesterase → MFTFAQLSDPHLPLPPPRWSELLSKRATGWLSWTRKRRFIHRPEALGAVVTDLRARAPDLTVVTGDIANISTPAEYDQAARWLSGLGAPRDVMAIPGNHDLYVKPRAHGRPDGWAPFLAGDPAASAGPADPVFGVGFPTVRRRGGVAFVGLSTAVPKPAFIATGTLGAAQIEQFEVVMRELAAEGACRVVLIHHPPQIGGASWRKELTDAGAFRLAVGRVGAELVLHGHNHRASLARIDTPAGPVAVLGAPSASAAPGSRYGAGGYHLVGVERVARGWRFDVDLRVIADDLAGCVSGRRFDLVAPAATPAAMAA, encoded by the coding sequence ATGTTCACCTTCGCCCAGCTGTCCGATCCGCACCTTCCGTTGCCGCCGCCGCGCTGGTCCGAGCTGTTGTCGAAACGTGCCACGGGTTGGCTGTCGTGGACCCGCAAGCGGCGTTTCATCCACAGGCCGGAAGCGCTGGGCGCGGTCGTCACGGATCTGCGCGCGCGGGCGCCCGATTTGACGGTCGTCACCGGCGATATCGCCAACATCTCGACGCCGGCCGAGTACGACCAGGCCGCGCGCTGGCTGTCCGGGCTCGGCGCGCCACGCGACGTGATGGCGATCCCCGGCAACCACGACCTCTACGTCAAGCCACGCGCCCATGGCCGGCCCGACGGCTGGGCGCCGTTTCTCGCCGGCGATCCGGCGGCCTCGGCCGGACCGGCCGATCCAGTGTTCGGGGTCGGGTTTCCAACGGTGCGCCGCCGTGGCGGGGTGGCGTTCGTCGGCCTGAGCACAGCCGTGCCGAAGCCGGCGTTCATCGCCACCGGCACGCTGGGCGCCGCGCAGATCGAACAGTTCGAGGTGGTGATGCGCGAACTCGCCGCCGAGGGCGCGTGCCGCGTCGTTTTGATTCACCATCCGCCGCAGATCGGCGGGGCGTCGTGGCGAAAGGAGCTGACCGACGCCGGCGCGTTCCGGCTGGCGGTCGGACGGGTCGGCGCTGAACTGGTGCTGCACGGTCACAATCACCGCGCATCGCTGGCGCGGATCGACACCCCCGCGGGGCCGGTCGCCGTGCTTGGGGCGCCCTCGGCCTCGGCGGCGCCGGGATCGCGCTACGGCGCCGGAGGCTACCACTTGGTTGGGGTCGAGCGGGTCGCCCGCGGTTGGCGTTTCGACGTCGATCTGCGGGTCATCGCCGACGATCTCGCGGGCTGCGTGTCGGGGCGCCGGTTCGATCTGGTCGCCCCGGCCGCGACCCCCGCGGCGATGGCGGCCTGA
- a CDS encoding CDP-alcohol phosphatidyltransferase family protein — MRVWIDAAAGRDAPTLFGMSPLERHVRAALKAGVAAGDILIDSGDAPPPSLPEGVGLPPVRIGPSPGDVAARLAAYLAAGGGPVFAVSGDRVVDPRLFAQAAKLDGVVALGDAAEVPRALPELWSTLYGAWDPRGEAGDLCLLVTPGTTLPPATSVAALAGALVAAGAARAPAAGEFDAHLAVQRRDVPFWVRRVDTPARRDAVERFMFDASYKGSTDVFTRYVYPFLVWPMTRLATRWRVHPNTITWVSIAATFAAVPCFAAGWWVAGFFLAYVMSVLDSVDGKVARVTFTASPLGNVLDHGLDIVHPPFWYAAWALGLSGLPWALAWEQGAIQRDPLFLWTCALIVLYVADRHVLAVYKAVHGRGLHAHAAIDRIARGLISRRNVNLPLFLVGLAAGYGRETFALIVVWQGLTVVWHVLRTIWILARRERPQGTV; from the coding sequence ATGCGCGTGTGGATCGACGCCGCCGCCGGGCGGGACGCGCCGACGCTGTTCGGCATGTCGCCGCTCGAGCGCCATGTCCGCGCCGCCCTGAAGGCCGGCGTCGCGGCGGGCGACATCCTGATCGATTCGGGCGACGCGCCACCGCCGTCGTTGCCCGAAGGCGTCGGCTTGCCGCCGGTCCGGATCGGTCCGTCGCCCGGCGACGTCGCCGCCCGCCTCGCGGCCTATCTGGCCGCCGGTGGCGGTCCGGTGTTCGCCGTGTCGGGCGACCGCGTGGTGGATCCGCGCCTGTTCGCGCAGGCCGCGAAGCTCGACGGTGTCGTGGCGCTGGGCGACGCCGCCGAGGTGCCGCGCGCGCTACCGGAACTTTGGTCGACGCTCTACGGGGCTTGGGATCCGCGCGGCGAGGCCGGCGATCTCTGTTTGCTGGTGACGCCCGGGACCACGCTGCCGCCCGCCACCTCCGTCGCCGCTTTGGCCGGCGCGCTCGTCGCCGCCGGCGCCGCGCGCGCGCCGGCGGCCGGCGAGTTCGACGCCCATCTGGCGGTGCAGCGCCGCGATGTGCCGTTCTGGGTGCGCCGCGTCGACACGCCGGCGCGCCGCGACGCGGTCGAGCGCTTCATGTTCGACGCCAGCTACAAGGGCTCGACCGACGTCTTCACGCGCTACGTCTATCCATTCCTGGTCTGGCCGATGACCCGGCTGGCGACGCGCTGGCGGGTGCATCCCAACACCATCACCTGGGTGAGCATCGCCGCCACCTTCGCCGCCGTGCCGTGCTTCGCCGCCGGCTGGTGGGTGGCCGGCTTCTTCCTCGCCTACGTGATGAGCGTGCTCGACTCGGTCGACGGCAAGGTGGCCCGGGTCACCTTCACCGCCTCGCCGCTGGGCAATGTCCTCGACCACGGGCTCGACATCGTGCATCCGCCGTTCTGGTACGCCGCTTGGGCGCTGGGCCTGTCCGGCCTGCCGTGGGCGCTGGCGTGGGAGCAGGGGGCGATCCAGCGCGATCCGTTGTTCCTGTGGACCTGCGCGCTGATCGTCCTCTACGTCGCCGACCGCCACGTGCTGGCCGTGTACAAGGCCGTCCACGGCCGGGGTCTGCACGCCCACGCCGCCATCGACCGCATCGCGCGCGGCCTGATCTCGCGGCGCAACGTCAATCTGCCGCTGTTCCTCGTCGGCCTCGCCGCCGGCTACGGCCGCGAGACCTTCGCGCTGATCGTCGTCTGGCAGGGGCTCACCGTGGTGTGGCACGTTTTGCGCACGATCTGGATTCTCGCCCGCCGCGAGCGGCCGCAAGGAACGGTCTGA
- a CDS encoding HIT family protein has protein sequence MAKFGYPATVVAETAHWSVQVRGAQATLGALVVVCKEPALAFSAISAGAHADLGPVVGRVERCLRKAFDYDKINWLMLMMVDPEVHFHVLPRYAAGRAFGGLDFTDPGWPAAPALAHANPLGPTTLSDLVAHLQRVWSEIA, from the coding sequence ATGGCGAAATTCGGCTACCCCGCGACCGTCGTCGCCGAGACCGCGCACTGGTCGGTCCAGGTCCGGGGCGCCCAGGCCACGCTCGGCGCGCTGGTCGTGGTGTGCAAGGAGCCGGCGCTCGCTTTCTCGGCCATCTCGGCGGGCGCCCACGCCGATCTCGGACCGGTGGTCGGCCGCGTCGAACGCTGCCTCAGGAAAGCCTTCGACTACGACAAGATCAACTGGTTGATGCTGATGATGGTAGACCCCGAGGTGCATTTCCACGTGCTGCCGCGCTACGCCGCCGGCCGCGCGTTCGGCGGCCTCGACTTCACCGATCCGGGTTGGCCGGCGGCGCCGGCGCTGGCGCACGCCAATCCGCTGGGCCCGACCACGCTGTCCGACCTCGTCGCGCACCTCCAACGCGTCTGGTCGGAGATCGCCTGA
- a CDS encoding 4-hydroxy-tetrahydrodipicolinate synthase produces MVQQIPRLGGLWLPLVTPFRDGALDEVSLRRLARHYRDQPVDGFILAATTGEGLTLDDHEVERLVAVVAEELGRSRPIYLGLSGSDTRKVEKAMDHAASWPVDGYLVACPYYTRPSQEGLYRHFAALALATDRPIVVYNIPYRTGVNLGNETMLKLAALPNIAGVKDCCADAAQSFDLIRARPPGFAVLTGEDALFLSALDQGADGGIVASAHVETARFAEILSLSRSGDHASALRRWRDLVEIPRLLFAEPSPAPIKHWLWRTGLIDSPEVRLPMAEVTTRLATRLDWAIADVAKAA; encoded by the coding sequence ATGGTCCAGCAAATCCCACGTCTCGGCGGCTTGTGGCTGCCGCTCGTCACGCCGTTCCGCGACGGCGCGCTCGACGAGGTCTCGTTGCGTCGCCTGGCGCGGCACTACCGCGACCAGCCGGTCGACGGCTTCATCCTCGCCGCCACCACCGGCGAAGGCCTGACCCTGGACGACCACGAGGTCGAGCGACTCGTGGCGGTGGTGGCGGAGGAGCTGGGCCGATCCCGGCCGATCTATCTCGGGCTCTCGGGCAGCGACACGCGCAAGGTCGAGAAGGCGATGGACCACGCCGCGTCGTGGCCGGTCGACGGCTACCTCGTCGCCTGCCCCTACTACACGCGGCCGTCGCAGGAGGGCCTCTACCGCCATTTCGCGGCGCTGGCGCTGGCGACCGACCGGCCGATCGTCGTCTACAACATCCCCTACCGGACCGGCGTCAATCTCGGCAACGAGACGATGCTGAAGCTGGCGGCGCTGCCCAACATCGCCGGCGTCAAGGATTGCTGCGCCGACGCGGCGCAGTCGTTCGACCTCATCCGCGCGCGGCCACCGGGCTTCGCCGTGCTCACGGGCGAGGACGCGCTGTTCCTGTCGGCGCTGGACCAGGGCGCCGACGGCGGCATCGTCGCCTCGGCGCATGTCGAGACCGCCCGCTTCGCCGAGATCCTGTCCCTGTCGCGCAGCGGCGACCACGCCTCGGCCCTGCGGCGCTGGCGCGATCTGGTCGAGATCCCGCGCCTGCTGTTCGCCGAGCCCAGCCCGGCGCCGATCAAGCACTGGCTGTGGCGCACCGGCCTGATCGACAGCCCCGAGGTCCGCCTGCCGATGGCCGAGGTGACAACACGGCTGGCGACGCGGCTGGACTGGGCGATCGCCGACGTCGCCAAAGCGGCGTGA
- a CDS encoding dATP pyrophosphohydrolase: protein MAEALAVSVVESRADWRDFIALPKRLYKGHAGYVAHLDIERRDTFSPSKNPYFSHARARFWLARRDGRVVGRISAQIDQAYLDRYADSTGHFGCLDAEDDPEVYAALLDAAETWLRGEGMVRATGPFSLSINEEVGLMIEGFDRRSMLLVPYHPRYAQARVESLGYAKIKDVLSYDYDVVNAPRTLGRKLIERGGIAERVKVRTVDMKRFDAEVRTLLDIFNDAWADNWGYVPFTEAEIASAVKTLKPVVIPKLAVFVDVDGETVAFIVALANLNEAIRDLDGRLLPFGWAKLAWRLFVDKPRTARVPLMGVRKKFRNHPLLGAGLAMIAIDELRENGKGLGKTFAELGWILEDNKATNNIIKSVGGKVHKIHRIYEKALA, encoded by the coding sequence ATGGCGGAGGCGCTCGCCGTCTCGGTCGTCGAGTCGCGCGCGGACTGGCGCGACTTCATCGCGTTGCCGAAGCGGCTCTACAAGGGCCACGCCGGCTACGTCGCGCATCTCGACATCGAGCGCCGCGACACGTTCAGCCCGTCGAAGAACCCCTATTTCAGCCACGCCAGGGCGCGGTTCTGGCTGGCGCGCCGCGACGGCCGGGTGGTCGGCCGGATATCGGCGCAGATCGACCAGGCCTATCTCGACCGCTACGCCGATTCGACCGGCCATTTCGGCTGCCTCGACGCCGAGGACGACCCCGAGGTCTACGCCGCGCTGCTCGACGCCGCCGAGACGTGGCTGCGCGGCGAGGGGATGGTCCGCGCGACCGGCCCGTTCAGCCTGTCGATCAACGAGGAGGTCGGGTTGATGATCGAGGGCTTCGACCGCCGCTCGATGCTGCTGGTGCCCTACCATCCGCGCTACGCGCAGGCGCGGGTCGAGTCGCTCGGCTACGCCAAGATCAAGGACGTGCTGTCCTACGACTACGACGTCGTCAACGCGCCGCGGACCCTGGGCCGCAAGCTGATCGAGCGCGGCGGCATCGCGGAGCGCGTCAAGGTGCGCACCGTCGACATGAAGCGCTTCGACGCCGAGGTGCGCACGCTGCTCGACATCTTCAACGACGCCTGGGCCGACAACTGGGGCTACGTGCCGTTCACCGAGGCCGAGATCGCCTCGGCCGTGAAGACGCTGAAGCCGGTGGTGATCCCCAAGCTGGCGGTGTTCGTCGACGTCGACGGCGAGACCGTGGCCTTCATCGTGGCGCTGGCCAACCTCAACGAGGCGATCCGCGACCTCGACGGCCGGCTGCTGCCGTTCGGCTGGGCCAAGCTGGCGTGGCGGCTGTTCGTCGACAAGCCGCGCACGGCGCGCGTTCCGTTGATGGGCGTGCGCAAGAAGTTCCGGAACCATCCCCTGCTGGGGGCCGGCCTGGCGATGATCGCGATCGACGAGCTGCGCGAGAACGGCAAGGGGCTGGGCAAGACCTTCGCCGAGCTGGGCTGGATCCTCGAGGACAACAAGGCGACGAACAACATCATCAAGAGCGTGGGCGGCAAGGTGCATAAGATCCACCGCATCTACGAGAAGGCGCTGGCGTGA
- a CDS encoding CDP-alcohol phosphatidyltransferase family protein, producing the protein MTDAPPAPAPPPVVRLVGRGDARPFSRTALDRFQRGFGRAGVVDVAAGTENLPAAGRIVLVRADHVFDDALMGPLAAGRDLALVTDGRELPVAVVVDARHAPGAAALLAADGLDSRAAAELGLKVVRPAELAGAYRKNLRNVVPPYVLSTRDMPVAAIERHMFMASCKGLTDFVTKYLFPSPALVVVRWCAALGISPNAVTFISFLCVVAATVLFWYGWFLAGLAFAWAMCFLDTVDGKLARVTLTSSKWGNVFDHGTDLVHPPFWWFAWYWGVTTTPEFAATPHMQTAMWIVLAGYVVGRLEEGLFLWGFRFEMFTWRPIDAFSRLITARRNPNLVLFLAFTLAGRPDLGLAAVAAWTVLCLSFHAVRIAQAFVARAMGRPVASYQTAGAA; encoded by the coding sequence GTGACCGACGCGCCGCCCGCCCCCGCTCCACCGCCGGTCGTCCGCCTCGTCGGACGCGGCGATGCGCGCCCGTTCTCGCGCACCGCGCTGGATCGTTTCCAGCGCGGTTTCGGACGCGCCGGCGTGGTCGATGTGGCGGCAGGTACCGAAAATCTCCCGGCCGCGGGCCGGATCGTCCTGGTGCGCGCCGACCACGTGTTCGACGACGCCCTCATGGGCCCGCTGGCGGCCGGCCGGGATCTGGCGCTGGTGACCGACGGGCGCGAGCTTCCGGTGGCCGTCGTCGTCGACGCGCGCCATGCCCCCGGCGCCGCCGCGCTTCTGGCGGCCGACGGGCTCGATTCCCGCGCCGCCGCCGAGCTCGGGCTGAAGGTCGTGCGGCCGGCCGAGCTTGCCGGCGCCTACCGCAAGAACCTGCGCAACGTCGTGCCACCCTACGTGCTGTCGACCCGCGACATGCCGGTCGCCGCCATCGAGCGCCACATGTTCATGGCCTCCTGCAAGGGCCTGACCGATTTCGTCACCAAGTACCTCTTTCCATCCCCCGCGCTGGTCGTGGTGCGCTGGTGCGCGGCGCTCGGCATCAGCCCGAACGCTGTGACCTTCATCAGCTTCCTGTGCGTCGTCGCCGCCACGGTCCTGTTCTGGTACGGCTGGTTCCTCGCCGGCCTCGCCTTCGCGTGGGCGATGTGCTTCCTCGACACGGTCGACGGAAAGCTCGCGCGGGTCACCCTCACCTCGTCGAAATGGGGCAACGTCTTCGACCACGGCACCGACCTGGTGCATCCGCCATTCTGGTGGTTCGCGTGGTACTGGGGGGTGACCACCACGCCGGAGTTCGCCGCGACGCCGCACATGCAGACGGCGATGTGGATCGTGCTCGCGGGCTACGTCGTCGGGCGCCTCGAGGAAGGCCTGTTCCTCTGGGGCTTCCGGTTCGAGATGTTCACGTGGCGGCCGATCGACGCGTTCTCGCGGCTGATCACGGCGCGGCGCAATCCCAACCTGGTGCTGTTCCTCGCGTTCACGCTGGCCGGCCGGCCCGATCTCGGCCTCGCGGCCGTCGCCGCGTGGACGGTGCTGTGCCTGTCGTTCCACGCCGTGCGCATCGCGCAGGCCTTCGTCGCGCGCGCGATGGGCCGGCCGGTCGCGTCGTACCAGACGGCGGGCGCGGCGTGA
- the lptF gene encoding LPS export ABC transporter permease LptF, whose translation MTSSATTPPLNGGWLSRIDRYVLERTLVPLGASIAIALVALLMDRMVRLMELMVSQGGPILLVLKLLANLIPHYLGLALPLALFLGVTLTAARLSGDSELDALQSAGVGLTRLLRPILWLTALLTLVMIVLIGWLQPLTRYQFRALMWAATNSAWDLAMEKGSFFNGLGNFTVLIEDIAPDGRTLKGVFVHQRKPDGGAITMTAETGEAARLPDDGQILLKLRNGRRVESHRDSEKLTVLSFDRFDLPMEVAAGDSYAPPIGERVLTMTELVCQLHLNGALFSKRRADVATGGAPWDWVCPTGAKRHDYRGRRLQSEMHSRLVRMLSLLCLPFMAMSLGLASRRSQRAVGLVAGVVMLAFYNYLLQFGEKGADYGKIPPWLGLWTPFVLNFAFSVWLFWIVKERPRDNPVEAAFAATERLRESAAGGLRRVFGRG comes from the coding sequence GTGACATCCTCCGCCACCACCCCTCCGCTGAACGGCGGCTGGCTCAGCCGCATCGACCGCTACGTGCTCGAGCGCACGCTGGTGCCGCTTGGCGCGTCGATCGCGATCGCGCTGGTGGCGCTGCTGATGGACCGGATGGTCCGTCTGATGGAACTGATGGTCAGCCAGGGCGGGCCGATCCTGCTGGTGCTGAAGCTGCTGGCCAACTTGATCCCGCACTACCTCGGACTGGCGCTGCCGCTGGCGCTGTTCCTCGGCGTCACCCTGACGGCGGCCCGTCTCAGCGGCGACAGCGAGCTCGACGCCCTGCAATCGGCCGGCGTCGGGCTGACCCGGCTGCTGCGGCCGATCCTATGGCTGACCGCGCTGCTGACGCTCGTGATGATCGTGCTGATCGGGTGGCTCCAGCCGCTGACCCGCTACCAGTTCCGGGCGCTGATGTGGGCCGCGACCAATTCCGCCTGGGACCTCGCGATGGAGAAGGGCTCCTTCTTCAACGGGCTGGGCAATTTCACCGTGCTGATCGAGGACATCGCGCCGGACGGCCGCACGCTCAAGGGAGTGTTCGTCCACCAGCGCAAGCCGGACGGCGGGGCCATCACCATGACCGCCGAGACCGGCGAGGCGGCGCGCCTGCCCGACGACGGCCAGATCCTGCTCAAGCTGCGCAACGGCCGGCGCGTGGAATCGCACCGCGACTCCGAGAAGCTCACGGTGCTGTCGTTCGACCGCTTCGACCTGCCGATGGAGGTCGCCGCCGGCGACTCCTACGCGCCGCCGATCGGCGAGCGCGTGCTGACGATGACCGAGCTGGTCTGCCAGCTCCATCTCAACGGCGCGCTGTTCTCGAAGCGCCGCGCCGACGTGGCGACCGGCGGGGCGCCGTGGGACTGGGTGTGCCCGACGGGCGCCAAGCGCCACGATTACCGCGGCCGGCGCCTGCAGTCCGAGATGCACTCCCGCCTGGTGCGCATGCTGTCGCTGCTCTGCCTGCCGTTCATGGCGATGTCGCTGGGCCTGGCGTCGCGGCGCAGCCAGCGCGCCGTCGGCCTGGTCGCCGGCGTGGTCATGCTGGCGTTCTACAACTACCTCCTCCAGTTCGGGGAGAAGGGCGCCGACTACGGCAAGATCCCGCCCTGGCTCGGCCTGTGGACGCCGTTCGTCCTCAATTTCGCGTTCAGCGTCTGGCTGTTCTGGATCGTCAAGGAGCGGCCGCGCGACAATCCCGTCGAGGCGGCCTTCGCGGCGACCGAGCGGCTGCGCGAGAGCGCCGCCGGCGGCTTGCGCCGCGTCTTCGGCCGCGGCTAG
- a CDS encoding nucleotidyltransferase family protein, translating to MTGAYTALVLAGSRGAVDPVARAAGVAHKALAVVAGRPMLLRVLDALAASPSVARVALAVDGRAIVDALPELAAAVERGAVTLLPVAESPALTVAGALSGLGAPFPLLVTTSDHALLTPAMVEAFLAGVPAGCDVAVGLATRSALQRAHPESIRTYFRLGGEGYSGCNLFAFARPEAERAVAFWVQMERHRKRPWRIAARIGPGPLLRYALGRLDLDGAFAALSRIAGVRGRAVVMPMPEAAIDVDKPSDLAQVERILAARG from the coding sequence GTGACCGGCGCCTACACCGCCCTCGTGCTGGCCGGCAGCCGCGGCGCTGTCGATCCGGTGGCGCGGGCGGCCGGCGTGGCGCACAAGGCGCTGGCCGTGGTCGCCGGCCGGCCGATGCTGCTGCGCGTGCTCGACGCGCTGGCGGCTTCGCCGTCGGTGGCGCGGGTGGCGTTGGCGGTGGATGGCCGTGCCATCGTCGACGCGCTGCCCGAGCTGGCCGCCGCCGTGGAGCGCGGCGCGGTGACGTTGCTGCCGGTCGCGGAGTCGCCGGCGCTCACGGTCGCCGGCGCGCTGAGCGGCCTGGGCGCCCCGTTCCCGCTGCTGGTGACGACCAGCGACCACGCGCTGCTGACGCCGGCGATGGTCGAGGCGTTCCTCGCCGGCGTGCCGGCCGGTTGCGATGTCGCGGTCGGGCTGGCGACCCGCAGCGCGCTCCAGCGCGCCCATCCGGAGTCGATCCGCACCTACTTCCGGCTGGGCGGCGAGGGGTATTCCGGCTGCAACCTGTTCGCCTTCGCGCGGCCCGAGGCGGAGAGGGCGGTCGCGTTCTGGGTCCAGATGGAGCGCCACCGCAAGCGGCCGTGGCGCATCGCCGCGCGTATCGGACCGGGCCCCTTGCTGCGCTACGCGCTGGGCCGCCTCGACCTCGACGGCGCGTTCGCGGCGCTGTCGCGGATCGCGGGCGTGCGCGGCCGCGCCGTGGTGATGCCCATGCCGGAGGCCGCCATCGACGTCGACAAGCCCTCCGATCTCGCCCAGGTCGAGCGCATCCTCGCCGCCCGCGGATAG
- the lptG gene encoding LPS export ABC transporter permease LptG: protein MLGVSGRYLTVLFLRRLALIVLGFGAMLLLFDALNNADTIEKRYGDGFAVVPRYMLFKTPEVIVLITPFATLLAALLTLLALARQNEVTAFKAAGMSFYRMLLLLLPATALVALTHFAIADQLSPWAKKRLARYEIDRSEDDASARNAEKGVWLRDPVYIVNVVAVQREGRTLSGVTLMRRDAQSNIVERIVAKSARFQRGQWRLENVVTHTIDPRGPSSTRQPEWIWKTTLRPGDFFNLAALSGQFTARELATLRTGDTVGTRPSFVYDTWLHRRFALPAVIFIMVLLAAPVAQAHVRMASLGSRLAAGVALGFLFFIVDGVAQALGESGAVLPIVSAWAPALIFASVGGSVLLRVEGL from the coding sequence ATGCTGGGCGTCTCCGGTCGCTATCTCACCGTCCTGTTCCTGCGGCGGCTGGCGCTGATCGTCCTCGGCTTCGGCGCGATGCTGCTGCTGTTCGACGCGCTCAACAACGCAGACACGATCGAGAAGCGCTACGGCGACGGCTTCGCGGTGGTGCCGCGCTACATGCTGTTCAAGACGCCGGAGGTGATCGTCCTGATCACCCCGTTCGCGACGCTGCTGGCGGCGCTGCTGACGCTGCTGGCGCTGGCGCGGCAGAACGAGGTCACCGCGTTCAAGGCCGCCGGCATGTCGTTCTACCGCATGCTGCTGCTGCTGTTGCCGGCGACCGCCCTGGTCGCGCTGACCCACTTCGCGATCGCCGACCAGCTCAGCCCGTGGGCCAAGAAGCGCCTGGCGCGCTACGAGATCGACCGCTCGGAGGACGACGCAAGCGCCCGCAACGCCGAGAAAGGCGTGTGGCTGCGCGACCCCGTGTACATCGTCAACGTCGTCGCCGTGCAGCGCGAGGGACGCACGCTCTCCGGCGTGACGCTGATGCGGCGCGACGCGCAGTCGAACATCGTCGAGCGCATCGTCGCCAAATCGGCGCGGTTCCAGCGCGGCCAATGGCGGCTCGAGAACGTGGTGACGCACACGATCGACCCGCGCGGCCCCTCGTCGACGCGGCAGCCGGAATGGATCTGGAAGACGACTCTGCGGCCCGGCGATTTCTTCAACCTGGCGGCGCTCTCCGGGCAGTTCACGGCGCGCGAGCTGGCCACGCTGCGGACCGGAGACACGGTCGGCACGCGTCCGTCCTTCGTCTACGACACATGGCTGCACCGCCGCTTCGCGCTGCCCGCCGTGATCTTCATCATGGTGCTGCTGGCCGCGCCGGTGGCGCAGGCGCATGTCCGCATGGCCAGCCTCGGCTCGCGGCTGGCCGCCGGCGTGGCGCTGGGATTCCTCTTCTTCATCGTCGACGGCGTGGCGCAGGCGCTGGGCGAGTCCGGAGCCGTGCTGCCGATCGTGTCGGCGTGGGCGCCCGCCCTGATCTTCGCCAGCGTCGGCGGCAGCGTGCTGCTGCGCGTCGAAGGGTTGTAG
- a CDS encoding sterol desaturase family protein — MTMRDLVRAYFTHYAVAAYFTLAAAALYLTVRWMPAWDAEWIGRVAAAGIAAVVVYPAVWYGLHRWVLHGNYLYKNALTAPVWKRIHFDHHQDPHNLGVLFGALYTTLPTILAVTAPLGWLIAGPAGSAACVAGALLTTCFYEFCHSTQHLNYKPALKWMQDMKRLHLLHHFHNENGNHGITNFVVDRALGTFYDTARDKPKSATVFNLGYDERMATRYPWVAALSEGGIRVGADGRRWKPHTPHAGAEAIGADLGYGDGGAPPPAAQRDADKAA, encoded by the coding sequence ATGACCATGCGCGACCTCGTGCGCGCCTATTTCACGCACTACGCCGTGGCGGCCTATTTCACCCTGGCGGCGGCGGCGCTGTATCTGACCGTGCGCTGGATGCCGGCGTGGGACGCCGAATGGATCGGACGCGTCGCGGCTGCGGGCATCGCCGCGGTCGTCGTCTATCCCGCCGTCTGGTACGGGCTGCACAGGTGGGTGCTGCACGGGAACTACCTCTACAAGAACGCGCTGACCGCGCCGGTGTGGAAGCGCATCCACTTCGACCACCACCAGGACCCGCATAACCTCGGCGTGCTGTTCGGGGCGCTGTACACGACCCTGCCGACCATCCTCGCGGTCACGGCGCCTCTGGGTTGGCTGATCGCGGGGCCGGCCGGATCGGCCGCCTGCGTCGCCGGCGCGCTGCTGACGACGTGCTTCTACGAGTTCTGCCACAGCACCCAGCACCTCAACTACAAGCCGGCGCTGAAATGGATGCAGGACATGAAGCGCCTGCATCTGCTGCACCATTTCCACAACGAGAACGGCAACCACGGCATCACCAACTTCGTGGTCGACCGCGCGCTGGGCACGTTCTACGACACCGCCCGCGACAAGCCCAAAAGCGCCACCGTGTTCAACCTCGGCTACGACGAGCGCATGGCGACGCGCTATCCATGGGTCGCGGCGCTGTCCGAGGGCGGCATCCGCGTCGGCGCCGACGGCCGTCGCTGGAAGCCGCACACGCCGCACGCCGGCGCCGAGGCGATCGGCGCCGATCTCGGCTACGGCGATGGCGGCGCGCCGCCCCCGGCCGCGCAGCGCGACGCCGACAAGGCGGCCTGA
- a CDS encoding NAD(P)H-dependent oxidoreductase: MDKTRDVAVILGSLSAKSLNRKVANALAGLAPATLKLGIVEIADLPMYNQDLDGAPPAAWVAFRERIAAADAVLFVTPEHNRSVPAALKNAIDVASRPYGKSAWNGKPGAVVSASPGASGGFGANHHLRQSLVFLNVATMAQPEVYLSGADKLFDADGHLANDGTRKFLAGFMARFAAWVAANVPA; encoded by the coding sequence ATGGACAAGACACGCGACGTCGCCGTGATCCTCGGCAGCCTCAGCGCCAAGTCGCTCAACCGCAAGGTCGCCAACGCGCTGGCCGGGCTGGCGCCGGCGACGTTGAAGCTGGGCATCGTCGAGATCGCGGACCTGCCGATGTACAATCAGGACCTCGACGGCGCGCCGCCGGCGGCGTGGGTCGCGTTCCGCGAGAGGATCGCGGCCGCCGACGCCGTGCTGTTCGTCACGCCGGAGCACAACCGCTCGGTGCCGGCGGCGTTGAAGAACGCCATCGACGTGGCGTCACGGCCCTACGGCAAGAGCGCCTGGAACGGCAAGCCCGGCGCCGTTGTCAGCGCCTCGCCCGGCGCCAGCGGCGGCTTCGGCGCCAACCACCATCTGCGCCAGTCGCTGGTGTTCCTGAACGTCGCGACCATGGCGCAGCCGGAGGTGTATCTGAGCGGCGCAGACAAGCTGTTCGACGCCGATGGCCATCTCGCCAACGACGGCACGCGGAAGTTCCTCGCGGGCTTCATGGCGCGCTTCGCCGCCTGGGTCGCCGCGAACGTCCCGGCGTAG